A portion of the Luteolibacter sp. Y139 genome contains these proteins:
- a CDS encoding polysaccharide biosynthesis/export family protein, whose protein sequence is MKAALFLSMVLSISPALAGLEPGDTVKISLLGVEGDEQAKVNGQYRIGESGTIAMPLLDKPVTARGLNAEQLARAIEAAYRAEQIYTKPSIQAEVLKGVIVDPNETIVSIGGQVRKAGQTTFRKGMTVILAIDAAGGRNDFGSRNVVLLRAGKQYCLDFHNLKHKNIELLPNDSLQVEQKGVIDRWKGDDETVKPLISK, encoded by the coding sequence ATGAAAGCAGCCCTGTTCCTCTCGATGGTCCTTTCCATCTCCCCCGCCCTCGCCGGCCTCGAGCCCGGCGACACTGTGAAAATCAGCCTCCTCGGCGTGGAAGGCGACGAGCAAGCCAAGGTGAACGGCCAATACCGCATCGGCGAATCCGGCACCATCGCCATGCCCCTGCTGGACAAGCCCGTCACCGCCCGCGGCCTGAATGCTGAGCAACTCGCCCGCGCCATCGAGGCCGCCTACCGCGCCGAGCAGATCTACACCAAGCCCTCCATCCAGGCCGAGGTCTTGAAGGGAGTCATCGTCGATCCCAACGAGACCATCGTCAGCATCGGCGGCCAGGTGCGGAAGGCAGGCCAAACCACCTTCCGCAAGGGCATGACCGTCATCCTGGCCATCGACGCCGCTGGCGGCCGCAATGACTTCGGCAGCCGCAACGTCGTCCTGCTCCGGGCCGGCAAGCAATACTGCCTCGATTTCCACAACCTGAAGCACAAGAACATCGAGCTCCTGCCCAATGACTCGCTCCAAGTGGAACAAAAAGGCGTGATCGACCGCTGGAAAGGTGACGATGAGACGGTCAAGCCACTGATCTCGAAGTAG
- a CDS encoding helix-turn-helix transcriptional regulator: MNRIDRLTGMILLLQGQRVITGEQIAEHFEISVRTVYRDLAALGEAGVPIVAEPGVGYSLVRGYHMPPVMFTEDEAAALFMSGEVTEQIADDSLKQALRAALLKVRSVLPQEKRDYLNRLKDAVGVWFRRPDDGVKRESLMPIQDAIVRRLCLSIRYNTANRGALTDRIVEPVGLIFYSRQWHLIAWCRMRFDFRDFRLDRMARWEVLGECFEGHAGFSVKDFLKENIESHELTPATVLIEREALERFRNEMPCTPVSSEVQADGRVKLELLSFSIPWMAEWLLGFGPRVEAVHPPELREKMGEVARAIAERYAEEALV; the protein is encoded by the coding sequence ATGAACCGTATCGACCGCCTCACCGGAATGATCCTGCTGCTGCAAGGGCAGCGGGTGATCACGGGCGAGCAGATCGCGGAGCATTTCGAGATCAGCGTGCGGACGGTGTATCGCGATCTGGCTGCGCTGGGTGAGGCGGGGGTGCCAATTGTCGCGGAGCCGGGCGTGGGATATAGCCTGGTGCGCGGGTATCACATGCCGCCGGTGATGTTCACGGAGGATGAGGCGGCGGCGTTATTCATGAGCGGGGAGGTGACGGAGCAGATCGCGGATGATTCGCTGAAGCAGGCGCTGCGCGCGGCCTTGCTGAAGGTGCGCTCGGTCTTGCCGCAGGAGAAGCGGGACTACTTGAACCGGCTGAAGGATGCGGTGGGCGTGTGGTTCCGCAGGCCGGATGATGGGGTGAAGCGCGAGTCGCTGATGCCGATCCAGGATGCGATTGTGCGGCGGCTGTGCCTTTCGATCCGCTATAATACGGCGAACCGCGGGGCGCTGACGGATCGCATTGTAGAGCCGGTGGGGCTGATCTTTTATTCGCGGCAGTGGCACCTGATCGCGTGGTGCCGGATGCGGTTCGATTTCCGGGACTTCCGGTTGGATCGGATGGCGCGTTGGGAAGTGCTTGGCGAGTGCTTCGAGGGGCACGCGGGATTCTCGGTGAAGGATTTCCTGAAGGAGAACATCGAGAGCCATGAGCTGACGCCAGCGACGGTGTTGATCGAGCGGGAGGCTTTGGAGCGCTTTCGCAACGAGATGCCGTGCACGCCGGTGTCGAGTGAAGTGCAGGCGGATGGGCGGGTGAAGCTGGAGCTGCTGAGCTTCTCGATCCCGTGGATGGCGGAGTGGCTGTTAGGCTTCGGTCCGCGGGTGGAGGCGGTGCATCCGCCGGAGTTGCGGGAGAAAATGGGGGAAGTGGCGCGGGCGATTGCGGAGAGGTATGCGGAGGAGGCGCTGGTGTGA
- a CDS encoding MGH1-like glycoside hydrolase domain-containing protein, giving the protein MTREQERLQEDEGRAKNWKRWGPYLSERQWGTVREDYSEHGNSWSEFPHDHARRRAYRWGEDGLNGWCDRQGRLCFAPALWNGKDTILKERLFGLGGNEGNHGEDVKECYYYLESTPTHSYTKALYKYPHAKFPYSEIRERNAALGRGGPELELADMGIFNDGRYFDVVQEVAKRSPEDLLWRITVTNHGPDPAPIHVLPMLWFRNIWKWGSDRETPLKKPSMELKDGRIHVSHESLGEYFFYADSPDCGDANWLFTENETDYASVYGYGSPAPQVKDAFHKLLIHGDRNAVAPYPSGTKAAAHFVFNVPPGQSITIRCRLHTVKNDNGLGGLDQFDETFAARVAECDEFYHEVIPKGLSRDEYLICRQGYAGLLWTKQFYHYVIEDWLKGDKDGPAPPAARLDGRNHDWSHFFARDVLSMPDKWEYPWFAAWDSAFHMIPFAAVDPHFAKEQLLLLLREWYMHPNGQLPAYEWNFSDVNPPVHAWAVWRVYKIADPKGNRDLLFLERCFQKLLMNFTWWVNRKDMEGRHVFGGGFLGLDNIGVFDRSHELPDGGKLHQADGTAWMASYCLLMLAMALELAEEKPAYEDIASKFFEHFVNITDAINSLGGTGLWDERDGFYYDQLIVNHDEPLPLRIRSLVGLLPMCAVTVLKQTKIEKLKGFRSRMDWFLSSRPDILKYISVRRPNDDKKSALCLLAIPSEVQLRKTLRRMLDPEEFLSKYGIRSLSKAHGKEPFVFEHGGERNEVTYTPGESDTGMFGGNSNWRGPIWFPTNFLIIEALERYHHFYGDSFKIEYPTRSGVEKTLREVAIDLCDRLIALFCPGQDGSRPCFGGANRYRDVPHWQDLLLFHEYFHAETGEGLGASHQTGWTSLVVKLVKDRREKLCEGGM; this is encoded by the coding sequence GTGACCCGCGAACAGGAACGTCTCCAGGAAGACGAAGGCCGTGCAAAGAACTGGAAACGCTGGGGGCCCTACCTCAGCGAGCGCCAGTGGGGCACCGTGCGCGAGGACTACTCGGAGCACGGCAATAGCTGGAGCGAGTTCCCCCACGACCACGCCCGCCGCCGCGCCTACCGCTGGGGCGAGGATGGCCTGAATGGCTGGTGCGACCGCCAGGGACGCCTCTGCTTCGCCCCCGCCCTCTGGAATGGCAAGGACACCATCCTCAAGGAACGCCTCTTCGGCCTCGGCGGCAATGAGGGAAACCACGGCGAGGACGTGAAGGAGTGCTACTACTACCTCGAGTCCACCCCCACCCACTCCTACACCAAGGCGCTCTACAAGTATCCACACGCCAAGTTCCCCTACTCGGAGATCCGCGAGCGGAATGCCGCTCTCGGCCGCGGCGGCCCCGAACTGGAGCTCGCCGACATGGGCATCTTCAATGACGGCCGCTACTTTGATGTCGTCCAGGAGGTCGCCAAGCGCTCGCCGGAAGACCTCCTCTGGCGCATCACCGTCACCAATCACGGCCCCGACCCCGCACCCATCCACGTGCTGCCGATGCTGTGGTTCCGCAATATCTGGAAATGGGGCAGCGACCGCGAGACGCCATTGAAGAAGCCCTCCATGGAACTCAAGGACGGCCGCATCCACGTCTCCCACGAGTCGCTCGGCGAATACTTCTTCTACGCCGATTCGCCGGACTGCGGCGACGCCAACTGGCTCTTCACTGAAAACGAGACCGACTACGCCTCCGTCTACGGCTACGGCTCTCCTGCCCCGCAGGTAAAGGATGCTTTCCACAAGCTCCTCATCCACGGCGACCGGAATGCCGTCGCGCCCTACCCCTCGGGCACAAAAGCCGCCGCGCACTTCGTTTTTAATGTGCCGCCCGGCCAGAGCATCACCATCCGCTGTCGCCTTCACACCGTGAAGAACGACAATGGCCTCGGCGGACTCGACCAATTCGACGAAACCTTCGCCGCACGCGTCGCAGAGTGCGACGAGTTCTACCACGAGGTCATTCCAAAGGGTCTCTCTCGAGACGAATACCTGATCTGCCGCCAAGGCTACGCCGGCCTGCTGTGGACGAAGCAATTCTATCACTACGTCATCGAAGACTGGCTGAAGGGTGACAAGGACGGCCCTGCACCACCAGCCGCACGGCTCGATGGCCGCAATCACGACTGGTCGCACTTCTTCGCACGCGATGTCCTCTCCATGCCGGACAAGTGGGAATATCCATGGTTCGCCGCGTGGGACTCCGCCTTCCACATGATCCCCTTCGCTGCGGTCGATCCGCACTTCGCGAAGGAGCAGCTCCTCCTGCTACTACGGGAATGGTACATGCACCCGAATGGCCAGCTCCCGGCCTACGAGTGGAACTTCTCCGATGTAAACCCACCCGTCCACGCATGGGCCGTATGGCGCGTGTATAAGATCGCCGACCCCAAGGGCAACCGCGACCTGCTCTTCTTGGAGCGCTGCTTCCAGAAGCTGCTGATGAACTTCACCTGGTGGGTGAATCGCAAGGACATGGAAGGCCGCCACGTCTTCGGCGGCGGCTTCCTCGGCCTCGACAATATCGGCGTCTTCGATCGCTCCCACGAGCTCCCCGACGGCGGCAAGCTCCACCAGGCCGATGGCACTGCATGGATGGCCTCCTACTGCCTGCTCATGCTCGCCATGGCACTGGAGCTAGCCGAAGAGAAGCCCGCCTACGAGGACATCGCATCGAAGTTCTTCGAGCACTTCGTCAATATCACCGACGCGATCAACTCGCTCGGCGGCACCGGCCTGTGGGACGAGCGCGATGGCTTCTACTACGACCAGCTCATCGTGAATCACGATGAGCCGCTGCCACTGCGCATCCGCTCGCTCGTCGGCCTCCTCCCCATGTGCGCCGTTACCGTCCTGAAGCAGACGAAGATCGAAAAGCTCAAGGGCTTCCGCAGCCGCATGGACTGGTTCCTCTCCAGCCGCCCGGATATCCTGAAATACATCAGCGTCCGCCGCCCGAATGATGACAAGAAATCCGCCCTCTGCCTGCTCGCCATTCCCTCGGAAGTCCAGCTCCGCAAGACCTTGCGCCGGATGTTAGACCCGGAAGAGTTCCTTTCGAAATACGGCATCCGCTCCTTGAGCAAGGCCCACGGCAAGGAGCCCTTCGTCTTCGAACACGGCGGCGAGCGCAATGAAGTGACCTACACACCCGGCGAATCCGACACCGGCATGTTCGGCGGCAACTCGAACTGGCGCGGCCCCATCTGGTTCCCCACGAACTTCCTCATCATCGAGGCGCTCGAGCGCTACCACCACTTCTACGGCGATAGCTTCAAGATCGAGTACCCCACCCGCTCCGGCGTGGAGAAGACCCTGCGTGAAGTCGCCATCGACCTCTGCGACCGCCTCATCGCCCTCTTCTGCCCCGGCCAGGACGGCAGCCGCCCCTGCTTCGGCGGAGCCAATCGCTACCGCGACGTCCCCCACTGGCAGGATCTCCTCCTCTTCCACGAATACTTCCACGCCGAAACCGGCGAAGGCCTCGGCGCCTCCCACCAAACCGGCTGGACCTCACTCGTCGTGAAACTCGTCAAAGACCGCCGCGAGAAACTCTGCGAAGGCGGAATGTAA
- a CDS encoding RNA polymerase sigma factor yields the protein MKAMQALALSPPEPMDRQRFTELVRLHHLTLLSYARALAGAESTARELVQDAFVAAWQSVGKFEVTRDFAAWMRGIVRNKWREHCRLHAREVPFDEAALSHLEETLAPHSGGDAALFARLAECREKLPEPMAEALRATYDEGRTSDEAASMLSLNAAAFRKRLERAREALRLCLSKNN from the coding sequence ATGAAAGCCATGCAAGCCCTCGCCCTATCCCCGCCTGAACCGATGGACCGGCAACGCTTCACCGAACTCGTCCGCCTGCATCACCTGACGCTGCTATCCTACGCCCGGGCCCTGGCCGGGGCGGAGAGCACGGCGCGAGAGCTGGTGCAGGACGCTTTCGTCGCGGCGTGGCAGAGTGTCGGGAAATTCGAAGTGACCCGGGACTTCGCCGCGTGGATGCGCGGGATCGTGCGCAACAAGTGGCGCGAACACTGCCGGCTCCATGCGCGGGAGGTGCCCTTTGACGAAGCGGCGCTCTCGCATCTGGAGGAAACGCTGGCTCCTCATTCCGGTGGGGATGCCGCTCTTTTCGCCCGGCTGGCCGAGTGCCGGGAGAAGCTGCCCGAGCCGATGGCCGAGGCGCTGCGCGCGACCTACGATGAAGGTCGTACCAGCGACGAGGCCGCCTCGATGCTGTCCCTGAATGCTGCCGCCTTTCGCAAGCGCCTGGAGCGCGCCCGCGAGGCGCTGCGGCTGTGTCTCTCGAAAAACAACTGA
- a CDS encoding Amuc_1099 family pilus-like system protein: protein MNPSEDPNDRLLDSLLREQARGKADDELLQGIEARLDVGKAPAHRRQRSPRAMIWSAAAAAVVVLSIGVITWQTHQLPSGAQVLAKRDAQTFRASYDPAVEAHKRIAKEAGHVFKKIGSDRSTELVLPEAASGPEVALEADPFASGGSLAMNTGPVADPFASDDSAALSGGTDAAPAPAAGLGLGGGAGGGRSTGAGSGPAVAARPSKPIPNVWWLGSGPASLDKAKAPEEALGRSRDPRLAVDDGQSRENYGRLVDQPWKSPWQDALSTFSIDVDTASYTNVRRMLMEGRPVPADAVRIEELVNYFDYRYEGPKGDGPFAVHGTLATCPWSPQHLLARVAIKGREIEAKARPASNLVFLIDVSGSMQEPDKLPLLKRSMRVLLDQLDERDRLGIVVYAGSEGVVLDPTKLDERGLSAAIQAIEKLEAGGSTNGGAGIKRAYEMASKNMVPGGVNRVILATDGDFNVGTTGQGDLVNLVKQGAAKGVSLSVVGFGTGNFNDAMLEAITNDADGNYFYIDGDQEARRVFLQKLTGTLVTIAKDVKIQVEFNPGKVQAYRLIGYANRILRHEDFNNDKVDAGDIGAGHTVTAFYEIVPPGVAMPNTGNVDGLRYQKTAEKKEVVPSDDWLTLKLRYKHPEGEVSQLIETPLKGEPQPWEKAGHDFRFASAVALFGMKLREMPEMADVAWQKVVEIARPAVADDPREQRSEFIEMVAKHGRFALPPMVTAEPQVDALEGVSYLKDESIQWYVMFGFEAGGKWAPRLTGLTSGHKVLENRVSALEMLDLGDTFFKDGVFADRFKFIGLEMRNVTSEKTKLTQEVKIAIYEDLKPNKKGTRYESRAGLPDAELKGKAYYDRTAILKSGDQEMAVEERTSFKLPGDPSGKEYFLKDVTPQGVVVESKGANGEVVTREILKASGE from the coding sequence ATGAATCCTTCTGAAGATCCGAATGATCGTCTGCTCGACTCGCTGCTGCGCGAGCAAGCGCGTGGCAAGGCGGACGATGAATTGCTGCAAGGCATCGAGGCCCGGCTGGATGTCGGGAAAGCGCCTGCGCACCGGCGGCAGAGAAGCCCGCGGGCGATGATCTGGTCGGCGGCTGCTGCGGCGGTGGTGGTATTGTCCATCGGCGTGATCACCTGGCAGACGCACCAGCTTCCCTCGGGAGCGCAGGTGCTGGCGAAGAGGGATGCCCAAACATTCAGGGCTTCGTATGACCCCGCCGTGGAAGCGCACAAGAGGATCGCGAAGGAGGCGGGCCACGTTTTCAAAAAGATCGGGAGCGATCGCTCGACAGAGCTGGTGTTGCCCGAGGCGGCTTCGGGTCCCGAGGTTGCGCTTGAGGCGGATCCATTTGCCTCCGGCGGAAGCTTGGCGATGAACACAGGGCCTGTGGCTGACCCGTTCGCCAGTGACGACAGCGCTGCGCTTTCCGGAGGGACGGACGCCGCGCCTGCGCCGGCTGCGGGGCTTGGTCTCGGCGGCGGTGCGGGAGGGGGAAGGAGTACAGGTGCGGGATCCGGGCCTGCTGTGGCTGCGAGGCCTTCGAAGCCCATTCCCAACGTGTGGTGGTTGGGGAGTGGCCCGGCCTCGCTTGACAAGGCCAAGGCGCCGGAAGAAGCGCTGGGGCGGTCTAGGGACCCAAGGCTTGCTGTTGACGATGGACAGTCCCGCGAGAACTACGGCCGTCTCGTGGACCAGCCGTGGAAGTCGCCGTGGCAGGATGCGCTTTCGACCTTTTCGATCGATGTCGATACGGCTTCCTACACGAATGTCCGGCGGATGCTGATGGAGGGTCGCCCGGTGCCTGCGGATGCGGTGCGGATTGAGGAACTGGTGAACTACTTCGACTACCGCTATGAGGGTCCGAAGGGTGATGGGCCATTCGCGGTTCATGGCACGCTGGCGACTTGTCCGTGGAGTCCGCAGCACTTGCTCGCCCGGGTGGCGATCAAGGGGCGTGAAATCGAAGCGAAGGCCCGGCCGGCTTCGAATCTGGTGTTCTTGATCGATGTTTCCGGGTCGATGCAGGAACCAGACAAGTTGCCGCTGCTGAAACGCTCGATGCGGGTGCTGTTAGATCAGCTCGATGAGCGGGACCGGCTTGGCATCGTGGTCTACGCTGGCAGCGAGGGTGTGGTGCTGGATCCGACGAAGCTGGATGAGCGTGGCTTGTCCGCGGCGATCCAGGCGATTGAAAAGCTTGAGGCCGGGGGCTCGACCAATGGCGGGGCGGGGATCAAGCGCGCCTATGAGATGGCGTCGAAGAACATGGTGCCCGGCGGTGTGAACCGGGTGATCCTTGCCACCGATGGTGACTTCAATGTGGGCACCACGGGTCAAGGCGATCTGGTGAACCTCGTGAAGCAGGGCGCGGCGAAGGGCGTGAGCCTGAGTGTGGTGGGCTTCGGCACTGGCAATTTCAATGATGCGATGCTGGAAGCGATCACCAACGATGCGGACGGGAATTACTTCTACATCGATGGCGATCAGGAGGCACGCCGTGTGTTCCTACAGAAGCTGACGGGGACACTGGTGACGATTGCGAAGGATGTGAAGATCCAGGTGGAGTTCAATCCGGGGAAGGTGCAGGCGTATCGTCTGATCGGGTATGCGAACCGGATCTTGCGCCATGAGGATTTCAACAATGACAAGGTAGATGCCGGGGACATCGGCGCGGGGCATACGGTGACCGCGTTTTATGAAATCGTGCCGCCGGGGGTGGCGATGCCGAACACGGGGAACGTGGATGGCCTGCGCTATCAGAAGACGGCGGAGAAGAAGGAGGTAGTGCCGAGTGATGATTGGCTGACGCTGAAGCTGCGCTACAAGCATCCCGAGGGCGAGGTGAGCCAATTGATCGAGACACCGTTGAAGGGTGAGCCGCAGCCGTGGGAAAAGGCAGGTCATGATTTCCGCTTTGCTTCGGCGGTGGCTCTTTTCGGGATGAAACTGCGGGAGATGCCGGAGATGGCGGACGTGGCTTGGCAGAAGGTGGTGGAGATCGCACGTCCGGCGGTGGCGGATGATCCGCGGGAGCAGCGGTCGGAGTTCATTGAGATGGTGGCCAAGCATGGGCGCTTTGCGTTGCCGCCGATGGTGACGGCGGAGCCGCAGGTTGATGCGCTCGAGGGCGTAAGCTATCTCAAGGATGAGTCGATCCAGTGGTATGTGATGTTCGGCTTCGAGGCGGGAGGGAAGTGGGCACCCAGGCTCACAGGGCTCACATCGGGCCACAAGGTCCTCGAGAATCGTGTTAGTGCGCTTGAGATGCTGGACTTGGGCGATACCTTCTTCAAGGACGGCGTGTTTGCCGATCGCTTCAAGTTCATCGGCCTTGAGATGAGAAATGTCACAAGTGAGAAAACCAAGCTCACCCAAGAGGTGAAGATTGCGATCTATGAGGATTTGAAGCCGAACAAGAAGGGTACGAGGTATGAGTCTCGGGCTGGCTTGCCGGATGCGGAGCTGAAGGGGAAGGCCTACTATGACCGCACGGCGATCTTGAAGTCGGGTGACCAGGAGATGGCGGTCGAAGAACGGACCTCGTTCAAGCTGCCGGGGGATCCGAGCGGGAAGGAGTATTTCCTGAAGGATGTGACTCCGCAGGGTGTGGTGGTCGAAAGCAAAGGCGCGAATGGGGAGGTGGTCACTCGTGAGATTCTGAAGGCGAGTGGGGAGTAG
- a CDS encoding dimethylsulfonioproprionate lyase family protein translates to MIPPAEAKTYHAFGDTASFLLTGEQTGGSYTMFVNVTAPGGGPPPHRHENEDEWFYVVEGRAEFFQDGEWAEVPAGTAVFMPRGSVHAFRNVGDTPLKQIIHTAPSGFETFFSRMAEEFNRDGGPDMERVGAVSAEHGIYYV, encoded by the coding sequence GTGATTCCGCCCGCCGAGGCCAAGACTTACCACGCTTTCGGCGATACCGCGTCCTTCCTGCTGACCGGCGAGCAGACCGGTGGTAGCTACACGATGTTCGTGAATGTGACAGCTCCGGGTGGTGGACCGCCGCCGCATCGGCACGAGAACGAGGACGAGTGGTTTTACGTAGTCGAGGGCCGGGCGGAGTTTTTCCAGGATGGTGAGTGGGCGGAGGTGCCGGCGGGCACGGCGGTCTTCATGCCGCGGGGCTCGGTTCACGCGTTCCGGAATGTGGGGGATACGCCGCTGAAGCAGATCATCCACACGGCACCCTCGGGGTTTGAGACGTTCTTCTCCCGGATGGCGGAGGAGTTCAATCGCGATGGCGGGCCGGATATGGAGCGAGTGGGCGCGGTCAGCGCGGAGCATGGGATTTACTACGTCTAG